From the Gossypium hirsutum isolate 1008001.06 chromosome A02, Gossypium_hirsutum_v2.1, whole genome shotgun sequence genome, the window AAGTCAAAATGTTGGCATCATCACTCCCAGTAAgaacaatatcatcaacataaactactAACAAAATCATGCTTGTCTCTAAAAGTTTGTAAataattgagtgatcaaaattatttttctgtaAACCAAAATCTTGAACCATACATAGATTCTGAAAGACGACAAACCTTCTCACTCTCTTCCTAAGCAACAAGCCCGTGTAGTTGCTCCATGTAGACTTCCTCCTGAAAATCCCCATATAAAAAGGAATTCTTTATATCAAGCTGCTGTAAAGGCCATTCATATATAGTCGCCATAGATATAAACAATCGAACTGAAGCCAGCTTAGCTACTAGAGAAAAAAGTACCAGAATAATTAACACCATAAGTCTAAGCATGTCATTTACCAACAAGATAAGCTTTTAGTTGTGCATGAATCCATCAAGATTAACTTTGTCGATAAAGATCCATTTACACCAATAGTCTTTTTACAAACATGCAAATCCACCAGCTAAAGTAGTCATTTCCTCTATCATTGCATCACGAAAAACCAGGATGGGATAAAGCCTCCCTAATAGTTTTAAAAATCGAAATAATATCTTAAGATGCAATAAAAGAGCTAGCTATAAGTGAAAaatggtcataagaaacaaatgATGAAATGGGACAAGTACATTGTTGTTTACTTTTTTTAAGGGCAATGAGAAGATTAATACTAGGATCAAACTGACTAAAGGTAGGATCTTTCGTCGAGGAGACTGGTAAAGGACATGCATTTGAAGGACCTTGTTgtattgaataaaaatgaataatttgTGGTCAAGTTGTTTGATCTGatatatttgtttctagaaaactTATTAGATGGTTCATAGTATAAACTAACATATCATCATCATATGGAGAACTACTATAAACAAGCGATAAAGGAAAAAGTGGTGTATTTTTAAGAAAGGTAAAATCAATAGACATAAGATATTGATTAAGATTAGGGGAATAACCCTTCCAAAGTTGACAATAACCAAGAAATACATAACTAAGAGACTTTAGGTCCAATTTTGTGACTTATGGATTAACATCACCAACAAAGCAAGTGTTACCAAGTATTTTAGGCTCAATAGGAAAGAGAGGTTTAGAAGGAAAGAGATTACAATAGGGAATACCAATATTGAGTACAAAAGATGGCATACAGTTAATAAAGAAATAAGTTGTTGAAACCATATCATCTTAAAAGTGTTTTGGAACACTCATTTGAAAAAGAAGGGCTTTGGCTACTTCAAGAACCCCATCTTTTCCTTCTACCACTCTGTTCTGAGGAGTATTAGCATATTAAGATTGATGAATAATACTATTTTGAGTCATATAAGATATAAAGGCATTAGAAAAAAATTCTGTTGCATTGTCACTTCGTTAAATGCGaacaaaaacattaaattaatatttaattttagtataaaaggaaCATAATATAGAAAATAACTCAAAACgatttttcattaaatataaTCACGTCACATGTGAATAATTGTCcacaaaagtaataaaataacgaaactcaaattttgaaataataagaCATGGACTTCAAACATCATAATggattaacttaaaaataaactcaCTCTTTTATTGACTAAGAAACGAAGAAAGACGATGGTGCTTAGCAAATTGACATGGCTCATAATCTAATAATGTTAAGCCTTGAAACTAAGGACAAATTTTTCAAAGGATGGATGGCTTAACTGGCAATGTACCTCAAAAGTAGACTGCTTTCTAGATCAAGCAACAGATCTTGGCACTTGTGTATCAAGAACATAAAGACCTCCAGACTCACGACCCCTACCAATAATCAGCTTTGTTGTAATATCTTGAAAAAGACAATGATCGAGAAAAAATGAGACAGAGCAATTTAGAGCACGAGTAAGCTTACTAACAGGCAATAGGTAAAAAAAGAAATCAGATAGGTTTAacaaaaagtttagagaaataGATGACGTAAGATTAATAGTTTCAGATCCAAGGACACGAAAGGTTGACCCATATGCTAAAACAAGTTAGGAGTATTTGCATGTAGTTTAAAGGTTAGGAGTATTTGTATGTAGTTGAAAGGTGGAGAAGAGATTTGGATACCCCCATGTCTCCTGACTACAACTATCACCACCCTTGTCACGACGGTTTGTTCCTTGGGTCTTATTACCACCAATCACCAGTGCACTATTATAAGTCTGAACAGAATGTGAGTTTTTAGTCCACAATATTCTCGTGAAAGCATCTTATAATGACGAAACTTTAGAACCCAAGGGAATATGAGATTTGGTAGCCTCGAATTTTGAAAGAAGACCAAAGAGAAAACTCATAATTGTCATTTGCTCCCACTAGATTTGTTGCACTTTCACGTCTGAACTAAATGGTAATAAAACATCGAGTTCTTTATACACTTTTGAAATCCATAAAATAAGCTATGAGAGACTTGTCTTACTTTTCTAGACGATAAAATGCCTGACACACCTCATACGTACGAGAAATATTCTCATTCCCAAAATATAAATAATCCAAGTAATTCATTAATTCTTTAGCGAATTCACAGTGATTAATTAAGAAAACTACCTCATTGTCAAAGTGCAGATAAGCTGTAAGTAGATTAAGAACATTAgtttgaaatcccttaaattgAGAGATTTTATTAGGAaattatttgattatgatttaGCTTCCTATTTTTCCCTTTTGTAATCGCTTATATAATACCACGTGTAAAGGTAGATGAATAGGAATTTCAGAATTATTTTCACTTACATTGTCTAATAGTGTTATATCTTTATATACCTGTGTAAATATGTTTCACATACAAATATCttcaaaagtaaaaataaaaattcagagCAATATAGAGAAAGACACTATATTTATGTACGGATGATTTGAAGCTTTCCCAAGTTGGCTGGGTTTCTTTTCAATCAAAGTTGTGCTTGATTTGAACCCATTTCAGCGTGTTCTCCTCTCTTTCTCGCTTAGTCTTTTGTTTTTTGTTATGTTCTTTTTCAATGAGAGGTTAGCATATTGAGCACTTTTTTATTGCTAATTTACTCAGGACACTGTATTTTGACTGTTAAATGATTCCATCAAATTATGCTGGTACTCAAGGCTTTCCTTTTTCAGTGCTCAAGTTTAGACTTAAGCTTTGGCTacatttgaataatgaaataaCCCTAATATAATCTCTTAGGCAGCTATTGATGTGATTTGTTTTAATGGAATTAATCAAATTAGTATTCTAATTTAACAGGACAAAAATGTGGACAAAGTAGAGTGCGAGAATGAGAAGAAGCAAGAACCGTCTTCGGCAAATAAACAGAACAACCGTATGCATGCAGTAGAGACAATTTCAAGGGAGCCCCTTGCTTCTAGTAACGGAGAGAAATCTGCTACGAAGGGTGAGGTATGTTCTATTGTGTCTTAACACGGACACCATATCGTATCAAACTCTATAATTTGAATAAAAGTTTCTTTGATTCTAAGATTAAATTACCATGTTCACTCTTCATCTTAGAGAACATGTTTGTTTTATCAGACAGGGTAATAAATATAGCTAGATATATTAGGATTAGagtacaatatattaaatattacaatatgatattctcaatttttgtttggATTAGGGTATAATATATTAAAGATTACGATTTAGTATTCTTAATTTTTGATCTCTAAATTATAAATAGTCGTCTTAATTTTTGCTAAGTGATGTCATCAAATGCTTTGTACTCAAGTTCAAACATAAGCTTAGGCTACAtttgaaataatgaaattatcttaaTGTAATCTCTTAGGCATCTGTGGATGTGATTTGTTTTAATTGAACTAAAGGAACCAGGATTCTGATTTAACAGGATAAAAATGCAGACAAATTAGAGTGTGATAATGAGAAGAAGCAAGAACCATATTTGGAAAATAAACAGGACGCCAATCATATGCACGCAACAGAGACAGTTGCAAGGAAGCCCCTTGCTTCAAGTAGTGCGAAGAAGTCTTGTACGGAGGGTGAGGTATGTTCTATTCTATTCTTACAGAATTCTGATGCAGTTAGTTCTCTAGAATTTGAATCCATCACCAACCAAAGTTCTCTTGATTCTAGATTTAATTACCATGTTCTCTCTTCATCTTAGAGAATATGTTTGTTTTATCATTCCATTAGTAAAGCAATAAATGTAATTAAGCTGTGTTAAGATTTGAGTACAATATGTTAAAGATTACTATACGATATTCTTAATTTTTTCCTCTTCTATATTTTAGAAACTAGAACAACAAACTAAAATGGCGACAATGTAATTCTTCGGGTATTTTCCAGAGGATACAGATGCTATAGCTGAACCTCATTCCTTCGCTTTCCTTTGTGATTTTGCGATGTtgaattttctctcttttttttttcccttgtaacACCATGATACTTTGGGGTCATATTCATTCGTCCCTATTTAGTGTGTTTAAAAGCTAATATTGTTGTTCAGGTAGCGAATTCCACAAATTCGGCACTGACAAAGCTGACAGCACGGCTCAATTTTATGAGAGAGAGACAAAGCCAGATTGCAAAGGAAATGCTAGGTTCAGTGAAGGCCAAGGTTCAATTCAATCTGTTCTAAGCCCGGGTAAAGCCGAAGGACCGCAACCTCTTCAAGAAGTTCAAAATGAAGAGAAAGCTATTGCACCAGATATTTGCAAATAACTCTACAATCCAAACGAAGGGTTTGGATAAGAAGGAAATCAGAATCAAACTGGAgatctaaaaatatttaaatcagaAGGCCATGGTGTTCTGCAGTGCAGAAAAAGCTCAAGACTTAGAAGATTAGGCCTTCTTTGAATCACTGGTGAGATTAATTACTGTAATAATGAGAAGATGGGGTGTGTATTtagatttaaacataattaaaactgtaaaataagaaatgaaaatgattattaaagaaggttaaaaatgatatataaaataagttttaaattattttatttttatgaaattaaaaataggtaaaaatttaattttatttcataaaattttatcatattattttagatcaaattaATCACGTATTTAATTGCAATTATTCAATTAATAGTACTTTATATatagttatatattttattttatatctatactCATTCCATAACTTTTATATAATTAAGTATTCAAATACCACATCTCATATTcatattaacttttttaaaaataattaaaaaatcaatgaaAAAGACTAGAAAATTTAAAACCATAGAAGTCGAAAATTATAAGTGGACAAAATGGTATTTAAGCTGCAAAACGCAGCACCAAAAAATTGGCTGGACGTTTAAGGTCCAGTGAAAAAGATACCACCTTGATTATACAAACAAGTTGCTTCAGTGAGATTACACACAAAAACATCACAAACGCACTGAAACAGTTTATTTATCTCCTTGCGAATTTTATTTCGAttttcgtaaaataatttttgaaaaataatttatttttttaaaaaaattaatattttttgaaagaatttttgtaaaatatattttattatttgacagatttttttaaaaatatttaataaaagctgttttcaattaaataaacaacatttaagattctcttaatttttcattgtttaactaagtttattttatttctataaatttgtattttatattgTTCTTCGTAAAATAAacatgacataaatgtatttgaataaaattttttatagcaCAACATTTTGTAATAATCAAtgtcatatataaatttaaataataaataatgtttaatttaaat encodes:
- the LOC121211116 gene encoding rho GTPase-activating protein REN1, whose product is MSPDYNYHHPCHDGLFLGSYYHQSPVHYYKSEQNDKNVDKVECENEKKQEPSSANKQNNRMHAVETISREPLASSNGEKSATKGEDKNADKLECDNEKKQEPYLENKQDANHMHATETVARKPLASSSAKKSCTEGEVANSTNSALTKLTARLNFMRERQSQIAKEMLGSVKAKVQFNLF